CCATCCAACATATGGAGGAAATGCAATGGAAGATAGGTGAGTGTGTATTTGGTGAATCTTTACTGCAATTGACCAAAAACAATATATCATCAACAAGTTCCTTCAATTCTTAGCTCTTTCCTATCACATCTGCCACTGTTCTGATCTCTTAACTCTGATATAGCTGATTTCTATCATCATCAGCATAATCGTTCGTGTCGATATCAGGGCACAGGTTGTGGGGTGGCCACCGGTCCGATCGTTCAGGAAGAACATCCTCTCTGTCCACTCTGAGAAGGGAAGGAAGGAGGAGGGTGAGAAGTCGAGCAGCTTAGCTGCTCTTGTGAAGGTGAGCATGGATGGTGCCCCGTACCTGCGCAAGGTGGACCTGAAGACGCACCGAAGCTACCAGGAGCTGTTCGTGGCGCTGCAGAAGATGTTCGACTCCTTCACTACTGGTGAGCCACAACTGCAGGGTATACACTTCAACTGCATGCATGGATGTAGACATGCCTTGTGAATGGCCTGCTTGATGATTGAATACTTTGAATGCTTGAACCTACAGCTCAGTCTGTGTATCACTGTGCAACACCTCCATTTTGCCAAGAACATCAACTGCAGAGCAGATCATTTAATGCTGATCATCTCAAAATAGTTTTATGCTATGATCGTGAGAGAGAAAACTGATATCCTTTGTTCAAATATCAGGAGATTATGGCTCTCAGGGAATGAGCGGAAGAGACTTCATGAATGAGAGGAAGGTGAAGGATCTTCTGCATGGATCTGAGTATGTGCCAACATATGAAGACAAGGATGGTGACTGGATGCTTGTAGGGGATGTTCCATGGGAGTAAGTTTCTTAGTTTTAATCCATATTATGTATTCATTTCTTCGGAATCTGTTTGATCAAAACTTGCATCACCAAATCCATTGCAAAACAATCCAGGATGTTTGTAGCTTCATGCAAGCGTTTGAGCATAATGAAGGGATCAGAAGCCATTGGACTTGGTCAGTATCTATCAACAAAAGAAGGGAGACGCTTTCTCTCATTTCCTAATGCAAGTTAATGCCTTGTTTCAGCATCTGAACAAAGTCTATATACTTCTCTCCTAATTTTGCAGCACCAAGAGCCATGGAGAAGTGCAAGAACAAGTGCTGAATAcaacaaatctctctctctctctctgtctctggtCTTCTGCATGTATATTGTGATATCATAAACGCTAATATATGTTTGTTTgtacatttcttttcttttcttttcttttttgtgtatGGAGAGACAGCAATATCACTGCAAGATTGCTGTCTCCTGGTGTGCTCAATGAACTGTACCACATAATACTACTTTGTGCAGTGTTTGGTTTGTTCATTGAATCAAAGTATGGAACGAATAAATGAGATTCTCTTTCAAATTGGATTAGGAAGTGAAGCCATGTGCTTAATGATGAGGCATCTGTCTAAATATTGTTTTCTGGATAGATTACTATACTTTAGTCCATGATTAAGGTGATAAAAGGTATTATGGCCTTTGCTGCAATGAAGTTTTCTGGAAGCAATCCAAGTATTTTAAATGACACATTGAAGGATGATCTGACAAACATATTAGCATTCATTGCATTGTCCCCATGGATTAAGTCAGTCAACTTTCTGCACAGCTCAAATGCCAACTCAAAGCCCCTAACAAATGATTCTTTGCCTCTTCTTTCAAGAACATATCATGGACCACACAAGCAACTATTTGTGTCACCCTGTTCTTCCAAGAAGGGGCTGCCCCAACCATGATTGAACTGTATGGGTGGAGTTGCATGATGAACACTATAATTTATTATTGACATGAAACTAATCATTCCCAACTTGCTAAGATTATTAACCACTTCCATtgtaagttcatcacagattgttTACTTAGCATTAACCTCAAATAGCTTCCATATTAATTGCTATAACATATGTTTTAACTTGAGATAGCCTCAGTCTCAGAAAAATACTTCATACAGTAGATTGTTTTACCAAAGTTGGTCTTCATATGTTGCACAAATTACATACATTTGGGAAAAATGGCATTCATGTATTGGACAACTTTCACTTGGGTGGAATTGAGTGTGAAAGTGTTCTTGAAATTTCATCTAAACCAATGCAATAATTACCTCTTAGAATCATATGTTCAACTTACTAGAGTAGCTTGGGTTGAGCTAAATCTATGTCAAGCCCAACTAGACCAATGAGAGCCCAACCTTCCCTCAAGGTTAGAGATGATAATTGAGTTCCGAGTGACCGTGTTAGATCATAGATGTGTCTAATTTTGATCATATCTTGAAATCTCTATCTACTGTTTTATCTGTGTTttagtattaaaaaattaaaataattaattttgatCATCGATACGATACGAGATAAGAACTACCTAAGGAGATGAAGTACTCATTCCCGGAGctaataatattcatgatatTTAGTCCATCGAAACTTGCTTCTCAATCGAATCCACTTTTGGGTCATCCCACATCGCAACaacaaatcaatcaatcaatcggggaagaaaaggaaaacaaattgTGACGATAAACATTGGCATGGTGACATTAATGATTTGACTTCTCTTTTCTCGATTAAGATGCAATCATTGGCTCTAACACTTTGATTCCACCATATAAATCCTATGTGGCCAGGAAGGCCACGCGTATTCACTCTATTGGCAGTGCAAGTCCAACTAAATCctgttctttcttcttgtttgttaCGGTGGCTAAAGACCGCACCGGTTCGCTTATACCTAACCGCTCCGATCCGACCCGAGACCACTCGGAACTGTGGGTCCGTCCGATTAGTATCGGACGGATGAGATGTCACGATCTCGTTGGATTGAACCGGGCGGGTCAAAGTTGAACCGGAACGGATCCGCCGCACAGTAGCGTCGTTCCCTTTGTAGTGATTGCGGAGTAATCCTTAGAAGACACGAATAatacatatattttattttctttttccttctttggcctctctctctctctctctctctctctctctctctcgcgtcgtCGTCGTCCTTCGATCCCTCACCCTTCTCCTTCGAATCCGCTGTCGAAACCCTCTCCTTTACGCCGGCTTCGGCCATTTCTGCCGTAAAAATTCAATCTTGGTTGCTCCCTGTGCTCGGATCCCGGCCGCTTGCCCCGCCGCCGCGTGATTCGCGGATCAATGCGGCGACTTGATCCGTAGGGAGCTGTACCCGACGACGGGCCGCGGCGCGGCGACCACGCATGAAAGTGAGGGGCTCGGTGGCCTCGTGACGGACGGGAGAGAGTCGTCGGCGCCAGggatggcggcggcggtggcgggcgGGCCGCCCCAGATGGTGACGGTGAAGCGGGAGCTGCTGGCCGCGTGCATGACGTGCCCACTCTGCCACAAGCTTCTCCGGGACGCCACCACCATCTCCGAGTGTCTCCACACGTGtgcgtcctcctcctcccccccacTCGCCCCCTGTCCGGGCCTGTCTTGCGTTCGCCGCCTCCAATCTGACGAGTTTCCTGGTTTCGAGGTGTTGCTCCGCGGTTGTATTTGTGGTTTCAACGTGGGCGTGTTGCATCTTGGTTTACGTGATTCATCGGTTTTATGATGCGGGCTTTTGTAGAAATTCGATCTTTCGATGCGGCTCTCCATCGTTGTCCTTGATGTTACTAGATCGGAACATCGTGCAGTCTCTGGATAGGTCAGAAAGCTATCGTTTATTCTGGGGGTTAATGGTTCTTTCCTCTTTCGTTCGAGCCACTATGGTGGCGTGTGACGCTGATTGTTTTCTTCTCCGCGTTCTCTGCTCTCTGCCCTGCTTACATGTTGAGAAAGGAGGAGGTCAACAACTTTATTCATTTTTCTCGTTGTTTTCAATGAGGCGTTCCTCGAATCAAAGAACTTCGTTGAACCTTAGCTACTCGAATGGATTAATCGAGTTATGGGACATGACTACAAATGTCTGCGCCAAGGGCATCTTAGTACTAGTGCACGAACTCTTCTTGATAATGAAGGCGTCTTAGTTGCTAGCTTGAACGTGTCCCCGTACATGAGACGAAAGTAGATATTGTTGATCTCTACAAGGCTTTGAAATATCCTACTGTTGGCATTGAAGTCATATCTCGGCTTAAATCATCATTCCATTCTGGTCTTGGGTTCCTTTCCATTGACTTGATGGTTGATGTCACCTATAGGCTTTTATTATGTTGAAGTTATTCCTGGCGACTATGGTAAAGTATGAGAAGTCTGATCCTTTTGATGAGGCACACAGTTTCATGTAGTGCTTCATCCGAGCCTTCAGAGTCCATTTATGATACCTGGGCATTTTACGTGCCTTTGCTGCCTTTCTTGACATTTTATTATACAGCACATAGATAAAAAGCCTCGGATTTCATAGTTTCTCTCTGGTTTAGGTCTGTTCTCACCACTTATATGGATCACTATTTGAGATGTCAATTTATATGTACTATCTTTCTATGTTAGTCAGTGGCTTTTTGTTCCTCTGTCCGTGATACTTTTTATACTTAATTCCTTTACATAGTATTATAATTTTGTGTTTTCTTCTTCAAATGCTGCATTGAATTTTCTATTCTGGTAGGTTGCTGTGTTGCTCCTTCTTTGCAATTTGAATGTCATAAATCAGTGGCCATTCATATTGTCTAAGTATTGAAATATCATCATATTCAGAATATACTCTGAATCTTTTGTAAGAAAATATAACCCTGTGTCCTTGTATCTTCAAATAGTTTGCAGGAAGTGTATATGTGAGAAACTTACAGATGAAGAGATAGATTGCTGCCCTATATGTAACATTGATCTGGGCTGTGTTCCTGTAGAAAAGCTCAGGTAGTTTTCTTTCTTGATGGTGTTAATGCCATTTTTTCTGTTGTGTTACGTATTTTAGTTCCTCAGGTGAATAATTTATGATACTGTTTTTGCTTCAGAAGATTTGCTATTGTAAATTCTGAAATTTTAGAATCTGCATAGCATAATTGTGAACCACAGGTGCAATCACTTATTTAGGCTGCAAGCATTTGCTTTATTTTTCTAAATTAGTGTAAGATTGAATGTGGAAAAGGGTGACAATGGTGTTGGGATTGATAAACATGTGTTGTTTGACTTATGGAACAGGTGGACAGGATAATAAAAAACGAGGAAGGAAGATCAGGGGCTAACAGACTAAAAGTGTTATAATCTTATTGCAATGGGAAATACCAATAGGATAGAACAGTTCTTATATTCAGTAAGCAGGATTAAGATTTTGAACAAAACATATGCATgcattttcttctaagttcttgcAAGTCAAATGTCACTATGAGATCCTATCTTTGTGAAAAGACATGGATTCACCTTTGGGATACTTCATATTGGCTGACATATCTGTATTAGTCACCTTTGGGATATCATTACTTGTATATTTCTTCATCATGTGTGGTATAGCTTCTCAAAGTACTTGTCAGATAGTTATCAAAAGAACTGGATACTTTACAAATAATTAGGGGTACTTCTTTGGAGGCCTTTGTTTTTATTGGATGTTAATCAATCGATTAGAAACAAGATGGCATATCATGATTTTATGCCACTTGTATTACACGTCATTTAATGAAGTCAAAACAATGATTCTATCTTACTTcatttatcatgatttattatttaTCTTCCATAATCCTTAGGATACATTATCGCTAAGACTAATTTTATGATGAATAGGTTAGGGATTCTCTAAATTCTTTAAGCAATATGtaactataaaaaatttaaaagagtGATGCTTATTGCCACATCAGTACCATATTatatcttttttctctttctttcgagGTATGATGGATTGGCTAATCATATTGTTTAATATATATCCCATATCTCTAAATGCTTCATGGACAACACCTAATTCACATATTATActcttttttatcatttttagttTTGCATGATGACCAAGCAAAGAGTATTAGTTCTATCCATGTTTTTCCTGTTTCTAGAAAATAGTGACATCTGGATAATTTTCATAGGATTCACTTGTCTAAACCAGGCACATCTACCACTAGGTAACATACGAAAAATGTTTGTTTACAAGTGGCCAAAGTATCAAGTATATCCTTTTTCAATCACAATATGCCAAAATGTTTGAAGTGAAGCACTTGTTTATTAATGGTTAGCTGAATAAAGTAGTAATCTCAAAAATAAGTTGGCAATAGATTATGAGGACTTTGATTGACATAATCTGATAACCGAGAATCTGAATTTGTAAGAAGTTGCTTACATGGAGTAGATCTGTGGAAATTCCTGATTTATAGTTCCATGTTTTTGCCATCTAACTGTGTTAGAGCCATCGATGTGTTTGTTCCCTACCAGATTAAAGTTAATATGGTTACAGAGTTTCTGCAACCTATTACTTAAAGTCTTAAATACATGATGCTGATGGCTGCAACCTTTGGATAACAATAAAGGAGGTTTTAAATGGCTTGTGGAGTTAAAAGGAAACATACCTTTCTAATGGTTTATAGTTAAGAAGGTAGGAAAAGCTGCTTACCTTATTGAAAGAAATGTTATTTGTTGAAGTCATCACCACACAGTATATCTTTAAGTAACCTTCACATATAATTGAGTGGTATCCTTGTTGCTATAGTTATATAATCAGGCTTAAGTATTCAATGACCTGAAAATCTGAGTACCCAGACCTTTGTTGCTAACGTTCATTAAAATTGATGGCAATATATTTGAAGCCAACAATAAAATAAGTCTAAATAGGGCTTACAGCATCTGATATCACTTGACACTGTAACTTAAAGGAACTTTGTGCTCAGaccacaattttttttattattatttacaaaTGGCTGTGATGACTAAAAACTTGTCGATTTCTGAAAAGTTGACTCAGTGTTATTCAACATGTAATTACAAAAACCATGGTTTTCATTATCTACTGAGTTGTATGTTTTTCTGACCACTGAATCGTCATTTGCTCCAGAAGTGTTTCTGCTTTTGGAAAGCACCATTCTTCCTAATGCTTTGGTTGCTCTGAGATCATCAATATGTGAATTTTCAGATTGTTAAGTTCTAAACTTGGAGTTTTCATTGTTCTTCTCATAGGATTCCTTGTTAAAGACAATTTGTTTGTTTTCCTCCAGATAACGTCTAAATAGAAATTTTCTCTGATGATCATAAACATTAATGTCAAATGGCATACTTCTGGTTCCACTTGCACCACAAACTTTGGCTTACTAAAGGAGAACACATATTGGTTTGATAAATCTGAGCACATGCCAGTATATGTTTCTGTTCAAGCGGTTTTAATGTTGGATTACTTGCAGACCTGATCACAATTTGCAAGATTTAAGGGCAAAAATATTTCCCTTCAAAAGAAGAAAGGTTGAGGCTCCTGAAAATTTTCCACTCCTTTCTTTGCCTGTTAGAAGAAAAGAAAGGTCCCTTTCTTCATTGGTGGTCAATACTCCTCGATTAGCAACACAGACAGGTTTGACAGGAAGGCAAACAAGAGCTGTTGCTAGAAGGGCTGCCATATTACGTGGACAAAGTCCTGGCACTCATGATTCAGTTAAGAGGGAGGATGAATATGTTGACAGGCTTACTGAAAATTCAGGGAACCCAAGCAAGTCAGCTGTCAGTAGGAGGCaggtaaaagtttttttttcttctgtttgcCATCTCTTGGTATGTTAAAAgaacattttaaatttcatatgCTCTTTAATCTTTATTATGTTTTCCTTTGAATATGCTAGCATGACTATAATAATTTTCAACTTTGGTAAACTTTCTCAGAGTGCTTCAAATGCTGAGTCATCCAGCAATGCTGCAATTAAAGTTACAGATTGTGGTGGGGAATCCTATCAGGATAAGACAGAGCTTTGGAAACCATTAAATTGTCTAGTTGAAGCGGCAAACAGTACAAAGTCCTTTAAGTCCAGTCCACAGAGTGCTGTTATTAagtc
This genomic stretch from Musa acuminata AAA Group cultivar baxijiao chromosome BXJ3-9, Cavendish_Baxijiao_AAA, whole genome shotgun sequence harbors:
- the LOC103997574 gene encoding auxin-responsive protein IAA30 isoform X2; this translates as MSSGLRMEETELRLGLPGGGGGGGGEVESGKNSGKRGFVEIVDLKLQLQTPVGVQEAAAEAAEKVKRSPNDDSIVSCGSDPEKPSPPKAQVVGWPPVRSFRKNILSVHSEKGRKEEGEKSSSLAALVKVSMDGAPYLRKVDLKTHRSYQELFVALQKMFDSFTTGDYGSQGMSGRDFMNERKVKDLLHGSEYVPTYEDKDGDWMLVGDVPWEMFVASCKRLSIMKGSEAIGLAPRAMEKCKNKC
- the LOC103997574 gene encoding auxin-responsive protein IAA30 isoform X1, whose product is MSSGLRMEETELRLGLPGGGGGGGGEVESGKNSGKRGFVEIVDLKLQLQTPVGVQEAAAEAAEKVKRSPNDDSIVSCGSDPEKPSPPKAQVVGWPPVRSFRKNILSVHSEKGRKEEGEKSSSLAALVKVSMDGAPYLRKVDLKTHRSYQELFVALQKMFDSFTTGEPQLQGDYGSQGMSGRDFMNERKVKDLLHGSEYVPTYEDKDGDWMLVGDVPWEMFVASCKRLSIMKGSEAIGLAPRAMEKCKNKC
- the LOC103997575 gene encoding E3 ubiquitin protein ligase DRIP2; amino-acid sequence: MAAAVAGGPPQMVTVKRELLAACMTCPLCHKLLRDATTISECLHTFCRKCICEKLTDEEIDCCPICNIDLGCVPVEKLRPDHNLQDLRAKIFPFKRRKVEAPENFPLLSLPVRRKERSLSSLVVNTPRLATQTGLTGRQTRAVARRAAILRGQSPGTHDSVKREDEYVDRLTENSGNPSKSAVSRRQSASNAESSSNAAIKVTDCGGESYQDKTELWKPLNCLVEAANSTKSFKSSPQSAVIKSEHINNPDVETTINKTRNKEHLHKSKVQDEKNNSIQAPSVTAKARRLQGVNRKRKDLSTSAHALFDAASAQCDRRICPIWFQLLASFDQEGDPPLPQIPNSYLRIKDGNVPVSFIQKYLVRKLNLDNEAEVAVTCRGEPVSPATSLHNLVEQWLRGGSSQKLQASIGTSAKEFVMVLAYGRRKVSAQ